The genomic region GATTGCCGCCGGTTTTTGCTCCAGCGCCGCATACTGCCCGCGCAGAAAACGCAGTTGCGGAATCCCCATCCAGAGATTTTCCGCCCGTTTTGAACCGGAATAGGCAGAAGCTGCGTACAGCGCAGTCAACGTATGCCCCGAATACGACGGCAGCGGGTCAAGATCGTTTTTCAGCTGGATAAAAACATCCTTCAACCGCTTTTCGTCGGCAAAAGAAATATCGTTAAGATACGAAAAAATTCGGTTTACCGCGGGTTCGATATATTCGGGCAGCATTTTGGAGCGGATAAAAATCCAGTCCCGATCCGCCACATCTTCCGTGCGGAGCGCATTATCGAAAAACACCGCGGCTTCGGATGTCCGGTGTCTGCCTGCGGAAAAGGTAACCGCGGAAAAGCCTCCCGTCAGGTAAGCGAATTCCGCCGCAACGGCATCCCAGCTCTGCGTTTTTGTTCCCATCGAGGAAAGCGCCGACGTATAGAGCGTCAGGTATGTATAGTCCTCCGCCGAAAGCGAATCGACGGGAACTGCGATGTCCATATAGGTGATACCGTTTGTCGGCTGTTCATGGATGATAACGGGAACCTTGCCGAAATATTCGAGGCATTCGGGTATCGGCGGTTCAACCGGCGGCAGCTCCTCTTTTGAAATATGCGGAATAAGATGTTGCGCTTGAGCATCCGCCTCAGGATTCATGCTCCTATCGGGATGAGGATCCACATCGGTTGCCGCATCGGTATTAAGCCCCGTATCCGCATCCGCTTTTTGCCCGCTAACGGGTACGGCCGTCTGTTCGGCGGAACCCGAATGGTGTTCTATGCTGCCAAGGCTTTGCGCCGCTTGGTACGCTTCTTGAGCAAGTCTCGCATCGATGTTCTCGCAAAAGTGAATGTCCGGCCGTACGGAAACGGTTGTCCGATGGGGATTATCAAGCAGCAGCGTACGGATAAGGTCTTGAGCGTAATGCGGGCTTTCGGAAAGCCGCTGTTTCAGCCGCTGAAAAGCAGGTATGGAACGGAGCGAAGCCTCCGGCGCGAAACCGTGTATCCAGCCGCGGAGCGCCCGCCGCATCAAAACCAGCGAAAAAGGGCCGCCGGAACGGGTAATTTCTCTGTTATAAAAATCGAGGGAATTGAGCGCGGTTTCAATCAGCTGAGGTTCAAAACCGTCTCGCGCAATTTCTTCAAGGCCGGAAAGGATAAAGGCTTCAAACCGTCCTTCCGCACTTTTATCGATATCCGCAAGGCCGAGCGTAAAGCAGATGTTTTTCAGGTCTGCCTGTCCGCCGTTGTACGGATACACATCCTCGGCAAAGGGGCAGTCGAGCAGTTTTTTTTGCAAGGGCGCTCCGTCGTGTCCCAGCAACAACTCCTCCAAAAACATACAGTCCATCAGCCGGTCGATGTCGGCGCTTTCGGGCAGCAGCCAATTCATCGTTACCGTGAGCTTGTCGGGATTTTTTCCCTCTCCTGCGGGCGCCGTTGCCGAAAACACGCGGGGTGCGGGATAGGGTGTAATAGCCGGGATGAGCGGCGGCTTTTCCGCCGGTTCAAAAAACTGCAAGAAGCGTTCCTGTAAAAAGGCAAGCTGTTTTTCGGTTTCGATGTTACCGTACAAAAAGACCTTGCAGTTTACCGGATGATAGTATTTTTTATGGAAGGCGCAAAAATCCTCATAGCTGAGCTTGACGATATCGGGCGGAAAGCCTCCTGAATCGTGCGCATACACCGTCCCCTGCAAGAGAGAATGCCGCAGCTCACGGTCTACACCGGAATCGAAATCCGCATACGCGCCCCGCATCTCATTTAACACCACGCCGGAAAAATACGGATTTCCTTTTTCATCTCGTTCAAGCCGATGACCTTCCTGTTCAAAGGTTTCCCGTTTGAGCAGCGGAAAAAACACCGCATCGCCGTACACCGACATCAAATTAAAATAATCTTTTTCGAGGATGCTCGACGCAGGGTACACGGTCTTATCGGGAAATGTCATCGCATTCAAAAACGTTTTAACGCTCTGCTTTGAAAGGATTAAAAAAGGATCTTTCAGCGGATAATTTTTAGAACCGCAGAGTACCGAATGTTCCAGAATATGCGCAACGCCCGAACTATTTTCAGGCGGGGTCATAAAAGCAAATGCAAATAAATTTTCGCTGTCATCGTTATGAATATGATAAACTTCAAGTCCGGTTTCGCAATGCTGCGCAAGAATACCCTCCGCCTGCATTTCGTCAAGCGCTGTTTTTGAAATAATTTTAAACCCGTGGATTAGGTTATCCATACGTCATCTCCGTCCTTTCCGAATAAGAGTAGCTCGCCGTCTTCCCAGCTTTTCCGCAATTCCTGTAAAAAACGATTGGTAACTTCGCGGCATTCCCGCACGGAAACGGGGTTCGACGCCTGATCGTCAAGGATGAACTGCTGTCTGTTTTTAGAAATATTATCGAGGATTTTTTTGACAAAGACTTCCGGTTTATAAGAAATCAATGCGGCAATTACTGAGCTTTCCATACCGGATAATTTTTTCTGTAAAAAACGGTCGTCTGCAATGAGCACATCTTCAAAAGTAAAAAGCCGTTCGCGGATATTTTGTTCAAGTTCGGGATTGGCTTCTGCGATGTTCTGTAAAATAAACTGTTCCGTTTCGGAATCGCTGCGCCGTAAAATAGCGGCAAGTACTGCGCGGCCGTCGATCGCTTCGGTAGCCGAGCCTGTCCGTATGCGGGTAAACTTTTCGCGCATCGAAGTGCTTACCGTCTGTAAAATTTCAGGACTGATGGTTTTAAGCCGCGCGAGGCGGAGCACGATGTCTTTCTTTTCCGCATCGTTTAAACCGGTAATATAGGCGGCCGCTATTTTCGGTTCCAGCTGAGAAAGCACGAGCGCCTGTGTTGCAGGCATTTCGTCTGCTAAGAGCCGCTTGAGCTTTTCTCCGTCGATACCGTCCAAAAAATCGAACGGCCGTTCGGCAGCAGGCGGTATTGCCCGCTCGATAATCTCCCGCGCTTTTTCCCCGCCGAAAGCCGCCGTCAGAATCCCTTGAGCGGTTTCCACGCCGCCGACGGAATTCTTCGCTTCGTTATAAAGCGCTGTAAATTCGCTTAAAATATAGGCGGCTTCGTCCTTATCGACATAGCGGATGGTCAACATTTCCGCTACTACTTTTTCGATTTGCTCGCGGGTAAGCTTTTGCAGTACCTTTGCCGCTTGCGCCTCTCCGATTAAATATAAAAACTTTGCAACGCGGCGGTAAGGACTCTCTTTTTGATCACCCTCACGCGATACCTTTATTAATCCGCGCCGCTGTATCTCACTCTCCAGATCACTCATACTGTCTCCCAATATAATGGAAAAACAGCCGAGTATCAACACACTGCATTTTTGACATACGATGCAACTGCACCGCATGTTTTTTGAATACCTTCACAGAATAAATAAATGTGTATCGCCCTTCCCGAAAAGTATCCATACATCCTAATAGCAAAGGAAAAAAGATACCTACACTTTAAACTTACCGACTTCTATCGCAAGATTTTGAATACTCGCTTTATTTTTCTGGGTGATCTCGTTGACCTCCTGTACGGCATTGTTAATCTGCACCGCACCTGCAGCCATTTCGTTCATGCTCTCGGTGATGATGCGTGTTAAATCATCGAGCTTGCGCATTTCTTCGGCAACTCCTTCACCTCCTTTCAGCATTTCTTCCGAGCCAGCCAGTACTTCAGTCGTTACCGTGTTGATGTTCTTGATGGCAATAAGAACATCATTACTGCCGTTTTCCTGCTCGTGCATTGCTTCGGTCAGGTGAGCACTCATCGACTTGACTTGCTCGGCCAAATTAAAGATGGTGTTGAACTTTTCTTCAACGGTTTTTGACGAGGAAGAAAGCATTTCGATTTCTCCTGATAAGGTCTTTAGTGTCGCCGTAATGGTTTTTCCCTGCGTTGCAGAATCTTCTGCAAGTTTGCGGATTTCATCGGCAACAACGGCAAACCCCTTACCGGCTTCCCCCGCATGAGCTGCCTCGATCGCGGCATTCATCGCCAAGAGGTTTGTTTGACTGGCAATGTGCTGGATAACGCTT from Treponema vincentii harbors:
- a CDS encoding insulinase family protein, encoding MDNLIHGFKIISKTALDEMQAEGILAQHCETGLEVYHIHNDDSENLFAFAFMTPPENSSGVAHILEHSVLCGSKNYPLKDPFLILSKQSVKTFLNAMTFPDKTVYPASSILEKDYFNLMSVYGDAVFFPLLKRETFEQEGHRLERDEKGNPYFSGVVLNEMRGAYADFDSGVDRELRHSLLQGTVYAHDSGGFPPDIVKLSYEDFCAFHKKYYHPVNCKVFLYGNIETEKQLAFLQERFLQFFEPAEKPPLIPAITPYPAPRVFSATAPAGEGKNPDKLTVTMNWLLPESADIDRLMDCMFLEELLLGHDGAPLQKKLLDCPFAEDVYPYNGGQADLKNICFTLGLADIDKSAEGRFEAFILSGLEEIARDGFEPQLIETALNSLDFYNREITRSGGPFSLVLMRRALRGWIHGFAPEASLRSIPAFQRLKQRLSESPHYAQDLIRTLLLDNPHRTTVSVRPDIHFCENIDARLAQEAYQAAQSLGSIEHHSGSAEQTAVPVSGQKADADTGLNTDAATDVDPHPDRSMNPEADAQAQHLIPHISKEELPPVEPPIPECLEYFGKVPVIIHEQPTNGITYMDIAVPVDSLSAEDYTYLTLYTSALSSMGTKTQSWDAVAAEFAYLTGGFSAVTFSAGRHRTSEAAVFFDNALRTEDVADRDWIFIRSKMLPEYIEPAVNRIFSYLNDISFADEKRLKDVFIQLKNDLDPLPSYSGHTLTALYAASAYSGSKRAENLWMGIPQLRFLRGQYAALEQKPAAIGELTRKLEEIHRKLMRSGLIVKVCGTSADISVIKKALTSHLLRFDFPHRNTGGFRTEAFEKPAVLSAFPSAVQVGFAAQLLPVTFDETEYGAAIVYAQWLETGALWEAIRVKGGAYGVSAYPDSATALFTMTTYRDPAPLKSLRSIRDCIEKSIAAPLTDSELEALITGTYSTALQPRTPAQRSAATFSRLLNGITHQARMQTIEGIISCTRERMNRLAEQLAASVSGSAALSAMTAEGISGGTAAVICSDAALRQTADNLGLPPLTVLSSI
- a CDS encoding flagellar motor switch protein FliG: MSDLESEIQRRGLIKVSREGDQKESPYRRVAKFLYLIGEAQAAKVLQKLTREQIEKVVAEMLTIRYVDKDEAAYILSEFTALYNEAKNSVGGVETAQGILTAAFGGEKAREIIERAIPPAAERPFDFLDGIDGEKLKRLLADEMPATQALVLSQLEPKIAAAYITGLNDAEKKDIVLRLARLKTISPEILQTVSTSMREKFTRIRTGSATEAIDGRAVLAAILRRSDSETEQFILQNIAEANPELEQNIRERLFTFEDVLIADDRFLQKKLSGMESSVIAALISYKPEVFVKKILDNISKNRQQFILDDQASNPVSVRECREVTNRFLQELRKSWEDGELLLFGKDGDDVWIT